The DNA sequence ACCGCCGATGCGGTGGCGCAGGCGGTGCTGGCCAGCAGACGGGTGAGGCTGGCCGGGGTCGCCGGATACGAGGCCGCACTGGGGCATGACGTATCGAGCGCCGGGGTGCGGCCGGTGCTGGATTATCTGCGCCGGCTGCGTGCCACCGCAGTGCGGCTGGCGCCGCTGTGCGAGAGCGACGAGATGATCGTGACTGCCGGTGGCAGTACGCATTTCGACGTGGTGGCCACCGAACTGCTCGGCGCCTGGCGCACGATCGTGCGCAGCGGGGCCTACCTGACCAACGACGACGGGCTGTACCACCGGACCTCACCGCTGACCCGGCCGGGGGCATCGGGCGCCGGGCTCCGTGCCGCGCTGCACGTGTGGGCACAGATCAGCTCCCGCCCGGAGCCGGGCCTGGCCCTGGTGACGATGGGCCGTCGGGATGTCTCCTTCGATCAGGACATGCCCGTGCCGCAACGGCTTCGAACGCCATCGGGGTGGACCGACGGCGCGCTCGCCGAATGCGAGGTGACCAAGCTGAACGACCAGCACGCGTTCCTGCAGCTGTCCGAGACTGCCGACACGCAGATCCAGGTCGGCGATTGGATCGAGTTCGGGGTGTCGCATCCGTGCACCGTGTTCGACAAGTGGCAGCTGATCCCGGCCCTCGACGAGCGCGGCCGGGTGGTCGACCTGGTGCGGACCTTCTTCTAGCGGCCCGGCTTGAGCTTGCCGCGCTGGCCGTCCCGGTTGCGCTCGTAGACCATTCGCAAACCGTCCAGGGTCAGGTGCTTGTCGTAATGGGCGACCGTACTCAGGTCGGGCAGCAGCAACGGCGCGGTATGGCCGGTGGCCACCACCGCCACATCGGCACCGGCGAACCCGTCGACATCCTCGCGGATGCGCGAGATCAGACCGTCGACCAGCCCGGCGAAGCCGAACACCGCACCGGCCTGCATGCACTCGACGGTGTTCTTGCCGATCACCGATCGCGGCCTGGTCAGCTCGACCCGCCGCAGCGCCGCCGACCTGGCCGCAGCAGCGTCAGAGGACACCTGGATACCGGGGGCGATTGCGCCACCGAGGAATTCACCCTTGGCGGACACCACGTCGACACAGATCGACGAACCGAAATCCACCACGATGGCGGGCGAGGAGAACTTCGCGTACGCGGCGAGGCAGTTGACGATGCGGTCGGCGCCCACCTCCTTGGGATTATCGACCAGCAGCGGTATGCCGGTGCGCACGCCGGGCTCGATGAGCACGTGCGGCACGGAGGGCCAGTACTGCTCGAGCATGAGGCGTACCTCGTGCAGCACCGATGGCACCGTGGACAGTCCGGTGGCTCCGGTCAGCTGCTCGGAATCATCGCCGATGAGCCCTTCGATGGTCAGCGCGAGTTCGTCGGCGGTGACCTCCGACTCGGTCCGGATACGCCACTGCTGAGCCACTTTGGCGTGATCTCCCGAACCGGAGATCAGTCCGACGACGGTGTGGGTGTTGCGGACGTCGATGGCGAGCAGCACGGCTAGCGCGCACCTCGCGGTGAGAACAGATCGGCGACGTCATCGGGCACATGCGCGGGGTCGTCACCGAGGTCGACCTGCCGGTTGCCGGCGTCGACGAACACGATGCGGGGCCGGTATTCGCGGGCCTGGGCGTCGTCCATGGTGCCGTAGGCGATCAGTATGACCAGATCACCGGGATGAACCAGATGCGCTGCGGCGCCGTTGATCCCGATCACTCCTGAACCTCGCTGACCGGTGATCGCGTAGGTGACCAGTCGGTTGCCGTTGTCGATGTCGACGATGGTGACCTGTTCGCCTTCGAGCAGGTCGGCGGCTTCCATCAGATCGGCGTCGATGGTCACCGAACCCACGTAGTGCAGGTCGGCATGGGTGACCGTGGCGCGGTGGATCTTGGACTTCAGCATGGTCCGAAACATCAATTTCTCCAGCTTATTTCGTTGTTGGCGTCATGGCCCGCACCGGGCGGGGCAGAGTTGGTCGACAGGTCGATGGCGATGTTGTCCAGCAGGCGGGTGCTGCCCAGCCGGGCGGCGATCAACATCCGGGCCGGGCCGAAGGCCGGGGCGGGCTCGAGCCACGGCCCGCGCACCTCGAGATAGTCGACCTTGATGGCGGGCACCTCGTCGAGAACCGCGCGGGCCGCGTCCAATGCCGGGCCGACACCGTCTGCGGCACCGTACATACCGGCCAGCAGCGCCGAGGACAGCGCGCAGGCCTGTTCGCGCTCTTCGGGATTCAGGTAACGGTTGCGCGACGACATGGCCAGGCCGTCGGACTCCCGCACGGTCGGGACCCCGACGATCCGGACGTCCACGTTCAGGTCGTCGACCATCTGGCGGATGAGAACGAGCTGCTGGTAATCCTTCTCACCGAAGAAGGCCCGATCGGGCTGCACGATCTGCAGCAGCTTGAGCACCACGGTGAGCATGCCGGCGAAATGCGTCGGGCGCACCGCACCTTCGAGTTCGGCACCCAGCGGTCCGGGATGCACCGTGGTGCGCTGACCGTCGGGATACATCGCCGAGGCGGTCGGGGCGAACACCACCTCGACACCTTCACCGGCCAGCAGTTCCAGGTCGGCGTCCAGTGTGCGGGGGTAGGCGTCGAGGTCCTCGTTGGCGCCGAACTGCAAGGGGTTGACGAAGATCGACACCGCCACCACGGCTCCCGGTACCCGCTTGGCCGCCCGGACCAGGGCCAGATGGCCGTCGTGCAGCGCACCCATCGTCGGCACGAGCATCACCCGCCGGCCGGTGTGCCGCAACGCCCTGGTGACATCCGACACCGACTGAGGGGTCGGGTACACGTTGAGCTGCCCGGCGCTGAACTTCGGCGCCGCCTTGCTCATTGCCGCCGTCCTTGGCCGGCCGACCAGTCCGTCAACACCTCAAAGACCTCCTTGGAAACCCGCGCACGCTGGGCGGTACGCAGAGAGTTTGCGCAATATGCTTGCGCCAGTGCGGAATCCACTTCATTGAGAGCAGCAAGGTGACCCGCCACCGCGGTCGCGTCGCCGCGCGCCACCGGACCGGTCAGCGCGGACTGCCCACGTTGCAGGGTGTTCTCCAGCGCGGCGCGGGCCAGCGGGGCCACGATCCGCTCGGCCAGCCCGCCCGGTGCAGTGCCGATGAGTTCCTGTCCGAGCAGCTCCTGCCCGGACAGCGCGGCACGCAACGCATCGAGCGCGTCGGCGACCACCGTGACGACGTGATTGCTCGCGTGCGCCAGAGCCGCGTGATACAGCGCGCGAGCGTCCTCGCGGACCCGGAACGGCTCGCCGCCGATCTCGAGAACCAGCGACTGGGCGATGGCATAGCCGATCTCGTCGGCGGCGGTGATACCGAAGCACGTCTCACTCAGCCGCACCACATCGTCGTCGGAACCGGTGAACGTCATGGCCGGGTGGATGGCCAGCGGCACGCACCCCTGCTCGGCCAGCGGGGCCAGGATGCCGACTCCGTTGGCACCGGAGGTGTGCACCACGATCGTTCCCCGCCGCACCGACCCGGTGGCGGCAAGACCGTTGACCAGTGCGGCCAGTTCCGAATCGGGGACGGTCAGCAGCAACAGCTCGGCACTGTCGGCCACCTCCGGCACCGGAAGCACCGGGGTGTCGGGCAGCCGCCGCTGCGCCAGCCGCAGGGAGGTGTTCGAGATCGCGCTGCAGGCGACCACGACGTGGTCTGCTCGTTCGAGAGCCAAGCCGAGCGCAGTGCCGACCCGCCCGGCCGAGATGACGCCCACTTTGAGGCGCGCCGGGCGCAAGCCATTGGGGGTCCCCACCTAGACGACCTCACTGACGTCGATTCGTTCCAGTCCTGCTCTGCCGGTACCGGACGGTCAGCACAACTTTAACCCCAGGCCGACGCGGCGCCGCGGGCTCGCCTACCCCGCGGGCTCAGTCCTCGCGGCGGCGGCGGCCGCCGCTGCCGGTGTTGCCGTTGGCCTGCAGACGGGCCAACAGGTCGGCGACGGACTGGCCACCGGCGTGCTGACCGCCAGGGCCGGCAGGCGGTTCCGGTTCGGGCTCTGGCTGTGGTTCGGGCTCCGGCTCGGGCTCGGGCCGCCGTCGCCTGCCGCCGGACTCCGGCGGCGGGGGTGTGGACATGGCCGGCGCGGCCTGGCCGTAGGCCGGGGCCTCCACCGAGTGCCGGGCCCGTGGGGCGGCCGGTTCCGCAGCGGGCTGCATGACCGGTTCGGGGCGCGCCGGTTCGGGTCTCGGCGGCGCGGGTGCGGGCGGTTCGTCGACCGGGCCGGTCCAGTGCCTGCCGCGGCGTGCCTCCTCCGGTGTGGGGGCGCTGTCAACCGGTGGTGACACCCAGGTGCTGCCCGGCGTCCCAGGCGGCAGCCAACGCCCCTCGGCCTCCACCGGCTGCCACTCGCTGCTCTGGGCCGCCGGGGCCGGTGCGGGCTGCGGCGGTGCGGGTACCGGGGTGGGCTGCACAGGCGGGGCGGCCGGGCCGGCGCCGTTGCCGGCCGGCCGGCGGTGCGAGCCGCGGTAGTCGTCGTAATCCTGCGGCGGCGGGGGTTCCTGGTAGCGAGGGCGCGGGGGCGGCGGCGCGTAGGGCTGTTGTTGTTGGGCAGCGGGCTGCTGCCGGGGAGCCGGTGCGGGCGGCGGCGGAACCAGCGGCTCCTCGGGCACGTCGATGATCGGGTTCTCTGCCGTCCGGCTGGCGTTGTCCTCCGCGGTGACCGGGGTGATACGGCTGCTCTGCACCCGGCCGGGAGTTGGTGGCATCGCCGTGGTGTCGCGGGTCCAGTCGCCGTACCCGGCCGCCGCACGGTCGCCCTCCAGCGCGGGACGGTCGCCGAGATCGGCGTCGAACAGGATCTCGAGATTCGCGCGCAAGGCGGCGAGTTCGGCGCGCAACGCCGCTACCTCGTCGGCGGCCTGGGCTCGCAGTTCGGCGGCCAGTTCACGGCGTAGGTGCGATTCGACTCCCAGCTCGTACTCGCGGCGCGCGGAGATCTCCCGATCGAGCTGCAGGTCGTAGACCAGCTTCAGGTCCCGGGCCCGGGCGGCGTCGACATCGCTCTGGCGCCGATAGATCACCGACACGAAGGCGGCGACCACGGCCGCCCACAGCGACAGCACCACCGCGAGCTTGAGCAGCTCGACGCGGTTGGTGAATACCAACGCGGAACTGGCAACGATGGCCAGGACCAGCAACGTCGTCAAGAGCAGCCAACCCGGCCTGCGGCCGCCGCGCCGATTCCGGCCGCCGCGGGACAGAACGGTCATGGGGTGACTGTACCCGCGCGATGTCCGTGTACGTGTCCTCAAGCTGCGGCGATTCGCCGCGGCGCATCACTCGGTGGCGGAGTCGGCGCTCTCGGTTGGGTCGGCCGGCGACTTACAGCAATTCTCGAGCCACAACGCGGCGACCACGAGCGCCGCTGCACTGATGGCGGCCACCACCGCACCCGGGGTGTCGGCGCCGGCGACCCGGAGTTCAGTGCGGCGCGGCAGCAGGTAGACGACGACGCCGGTCCACCACCCCGCGGCCAGCGCGCCCACCCACGCCGAGGCCTT is a window from the Mycolicibacterium anyangense genome containing:
- a CDS encoding alanine racemase produces the protein MKSLINAAAVAALAHERVDWRFKGLPVSWSGRTVAQICAERPDLFAGGPLGPVCVLDAAALEHNLQTMAQWCARHGVELAPHGKTHMAPQLVARQFEAGATAVTAATVSQVRTYRAFGVREVVLANELVDPAGLAWLAAELDSDDGFRLLCWVDSVRGVELMDRALDAGGGRRPVDVCVELGAPGTRTGCRDDDTADAVAQAVLASRRVRLAGVAGYEAALGHDVSSAGVRPVLDYLRRLRATAVRLAPLCESDEMIVTAGGSTHFDVVATELLGAWRTIVRSGAYLTNDDGLYHRTSPLTRPGASGAGLRAALHVWAQISSRPEPGLALVTMGRRDVSFDQDMPVPQRLRTPSGWTDGALAECEVTKLNDQHAFLQLSETADTQIQVGDWIEFGVSHPCTVFDKWQLIPALDERGRVVDLVRTFF
- a CDS encoding type III pantothenate kinase produces the protein MLLAIDVRNTHTVVGLISGSGDHAKVAQQWRIRTESEVTADELALTIEGLIGDDSEQLTGATGLSTVPSVLHEVRLMLEQYWPSVPHVLIEPGVRTGIPLLVDNPKEVGADRIVNCLAAYAKFSSPAIVVDFGSSICVDVVSAKGEFLGGAIAPGIQVSSDAAAARSAALRRVELTRPRSVIGKNTVECMQAGAVFGFAGLVDGLISRIREDVDGFAGADVAVVATGHTAPLLLPDLSTVAHYDKHLTLDGLRMVYERNRDGQRGKLKPGR
- the panD gene encoding aspartate 1-decarboxylase; its protein translation is MFRTMLKSKIHRATVTHADLHYVGSVTIDADLMEAADLLEGEQVTIVDIDNGNRLVTYAITGQRGSGVIGINGAAAHLVHPGDLVILIAYGTMDDAQAREYRPRIVFVDAGNRQVDLGDDPAHVPDDVADLFSPRGAR
- the panC gene encoding pantoate--beta-alanine ligase translates to MSKAAPKFSAGQLNVYPTPQSVSDVTRALRHTGRRVMLVPTMGALHDGHLALVRAAKRVPGAVVAVSIFVNPLQFGANEDLDAYPRTLDADLELLAGEGVEVVFAPTASAMYPDGQRTTVHPGPLGAELEGAVRPTHFAGMLTVVLKLLQIVQPDRAFFGEKDYQQLVLIRQMVDDLNVDVRIVGVPTVRESDGLAMSSRNRYLNPEEREQACALSSALLAGMYGAADGVGPALDAARAVLDEVPAIKVDYLEVRGPWLEPAPAFGPARMLIAARLGSTRLLDNIAIDLSTNSAPPGAGHDANNEISWRN
- a CDS encoding Rossmann-like and DUF2520 domain-containing protein; its protein translation is MGTPNGLRPARLKVGVISAGRVGTALGLALERADHVVVACSAISNTSLRLAQRRLPDTPVLPVPEVADSAELLLLTVPDSELAALVNGLAATGSVRRGTIVVHTSGANGVGILAPLAEQGCVPLAIHPAMTFTGSDDDVVRLSETCFGITAADEIGYAIAQSLVLEIGGEPFRVREDARALYHAALAHASNHVVTVVADALDALRAALSGQELLGQELIGTAPGGLAERIVAPLARAALENTLQRGQSALTGPVARGDATAVAGHLAALNEVDSALAQAYCANSLRTAQRARVSKEVFEVLTDWSAGQGRRQ
- a CDS encoding DUF6779 domain-containing protein; amino-acid sequence: MTVLSRGGRNRRGGRRPGWLLLTTLLVLAIVASSALVFTNRVELLKLAVVLSLWAAVVAAFVSVIYRRQSDVDAARARDLKLVYDLQLDREISARREYELGVESHLRRELAAELRAQAADEVAALRAELAALRANLEILFDADLGDRPALEGDRAAAGYGDWTRDTTAMPPTPGRVQSSRITPVTAEDNASRTAENPIIDVPEEPLVPPPPAPAPRQQPAAQQQQPYAPPPPRPRYQEPPPPQDYDDYRGSHRRPAGNGAGPAAPPVQPTPVPAPPQPAPAPAAQSSEWQPVEAEGRWLPPGTPGSTWVSPPVDSAPTPEEARRGRHWTGPVDEPPAPAPPRPEPARPEPVMQPAAEPAAPRARHSVEAPAYGQAAPAMSTPPPPESGGRRRRPEPEPEPEPQPEPEPEPPAGPGGQHAGGQSVADLLARLQANGNTGSGGRRRRED